In Maridesulfovibrio sp., the following proteins share a genomic window:
- the nifK gene encoding nitrogenase molybdenum-iron protein subunit beta: MLLRHTPTEIKERKSLVVNPAKTCQPIGAMYAALGIKGCLPHSHGSQGCCAYHRSMLTRHYKEPISAATSSFTEGASVFGGQANLLQAINNIFTVYEPEVIAVHTTCLSETIGDDLTQIITKATKEGKIPEGKTVFGAPTPSYVGSHVTGFSNMVKAMAQLAEPTSKKNGKVNILPGWVEPCDMEEIKRICAMIDVDITMFPDTSGVLNGPLSGEYKMFPDGGVTIKELREAGQAIGSIALGEWCSADGARWLDSKHKVPCTVMDMPFGLQATDRFLDVLRTVAGASIPDTISYERGQLVDMISDMHQYFYGKKVAIYGDPDQLISMVEFLRSIDMCPVYVVTGTPGKKFEKRIKELTADMPYECKVKAKGDMFLMHQWIKNEPVDLLIGNSYGKYIARDEDIPFLRWGFPITDRQGHQYFPTVGYKGGLRLLEKILGLLLDRKDRDSPEETFELVL, encoded by the coding sequence ATGTTACTAAGACACACCCCCACAGAAATTAAGGAACGCAAATCACTGGTGGTTAACCCGGCCAAGACCTGTCAGCCCATCGGCGCCATGTATGCTGCGCTGGGTATCAAAGGCTGCCTGCCCCACTCACATGGTTCACAGGGCTGCTGTGCATATCACCGGTCAATGCTGACCAGACATTATAAGGAACCCATCTCCGCAGCAACCAGTTCCTTTACCGAAGGTGCTTCAGTTTTCGGCGGACAGGCCAACCTGCTGCAGGCCATCAACAACATCTTCACGGTTTATGAACCGGAAGTGATCGCCGTGCACACAACCTGCCTTTCAGAGACCATCGGTGACGACCTGACCCAGATCATTACCAAGGCGACAAAGGAAGGGAAAATTCCCGAAGGAAAGACAGTCTTCGGCGCCCCGACCCCCAGTTACGTCGGATCGCACGTAACCGGTTTCTCCAACATGGTTAAAGCCATGGCCCAATTGGCCGAGCCGACTTCCAAGAAAAACGGCAAAGTCAACATCCTCCCCGGCTGGGTGGAACCATGCGACATGGAAGAAATCAAACGTATTTGCGCCATGATAGACGTAGATATCACCATGTTCCCGGATACCTCCGGTGTTCTCAACGGTCCCCTAAGCGGCGAATACAAGATGTTCCCCGACGGCGGCGTAACCATCAAAGAACTCAGGGAAGCTGGACAGGCGATCGGTTCAATCGCACTAGGCGAATGGTGCTCCGCTGACGGCGCCCGCTGGTTAGACTCCAAACATAAGGTGCCCTGCACCGTGATGGATATGCCCTTCGGACTACAGGCAACTGACCGTTTCCTCGATGTGCTGCGCACCGTGGCCGGGGCCTCCATACCTGACACCATCTCCTACGAGCGTGGACAGCTGGTGGATATGATCTCTGACATGCACCAGTACTTCTACGGCAAGAAGGTCGCCATTTACGGTGATCCCGACCAGCTCATCTCCATGGTGGAGTTCCTCCGTTCCATCGATATGTGCCCGGTCTACGTAGTTACCGGTACCCCCGGCAAAAAGTTCGAAAAAAGGATCAAGGAACTCACCGCCGATATGCCTTACGAATGCAAGGTCAAAGCGAAAGGCGACATGTTCCTCATGCATCAGTGGATCAAAAACGAGCCTGTGGACCTGCTTATAGGTAACTCATACGGCAAGTACATTGCCCGCGATGAAGACATCCCGTTCCTGCGCTGGGGCTTCCCCATCACTGACCGCCAGGGACACCAGTACTTCCCAACCGTGGGTTACAAAGGCGGCCTGAGGTTGCTGGAAAAAATTCTCGGACTGTTGCTGGATCGCAAAGACCGCGACTCCCCCGAAGAAACATTCGAACTCGTACTTTAA
- the nifD gene encoding nitrogenase molybdenum-iron protein alpha chain, producing MSKTKVVQWDPADIKEELLKKYPPKVARKRAKQIMINEATESEAPPEIVANVRTIPGIITMRGCTYAGCKGVIMGPTRDIVNITHGPIGCGFYSWLTRRNQTSAGPDGENYMPYCFSTDMQDQDIIFGGEKKLEAAIQEAYDLFHPKGICVFSTCPVGLIGDDVHAVARKMKAKLGDCNVFAFSCEGYKGVSQSAGHHIANNQVFTHLVGENEEPRTEEYKINLLGEYNIGGDGFEIDRIFKKCGITNIATFSGNSTYDQFASAQHADLSCVMCHRSINYVADMLETKYGIPWIKVNFIGAEATAKSLRKIGEYFGDKKLIDKIEEVIAEEMPEVKAVAEDVRSRTEGKTAMLFVGGSRAHHYQELFNEMGMKTLSAGYEFGHRDDYEGRRVIPEIKVDADSRNIEEIEVEADPKLYKPRKTEAEIKALEDAGYEFKHYEGLNPDMDKGTIIVDDLNQYEAEKLVELLKPDLFCAGIKEKYSIQKLGVPMKQLHSYDSGGPYAGFKGAINFYTEIDRLVGSKVWSYMKAPWQENPELTATFVWE from the coding sequence ATGAGTAAGACAAAAGTGGTGCAGTGGGACCCGGCGGACATCAAGGAAGAACTTCTGAAGAAGTATCCGCCCAAGGTTGCCCGCAAGCGCGCCAAACAGATAATGATCAATGAAGCGACTGAAAGCGAGGCTCCGCCCGAAATCGTCGCCAACGTAAGAACCATTCCCGGTATCATCACCATGCGCGGCTGTACCTATGCAGGCTGTAAGGGCGTTATCATGGGCCCCACCCGCGACATCGTGAACATTACCCACGGCCCCATCGGCTGCGGATTCTATTCCTGGCTGACCCGCCGTAACCAGACCTCTGCCGGCCCGGACGGTGAGAACTACATGCCCTACTGCTTTTCAACAGATATGCAGGATCAGGACATCATCTTCGGCGGTGAAAAGAAACTCGAAGCGGCTATTCAGGAAGCATACGATCTTTTTCACCCCAAAGGTATCTGCGTCTTCTCCACCTGCCCGGTAGGGCTGATCGGTGACGATGTCCACGCCGTTGCAAGAAAAATGAAAGCTAAACTCGGCGACTGCAACGTCTTCGCCTTCTCCTGCGAAGGTTATAAAGGTGTTTCCCAGTCAGCAGGTCACCATATTGCCAACAACCAGGTCTTCACTCATCTGGTTGGTGAAAACGAAGAACCCCGCACCGAGGAATATAAAATCAACCTGCTCGGTGAGTATAACATCGGCGGTGACGGTTTCGAGATTGACCGTATCTTTAAGAAATGCGGCATTACCAACATCGCAACATTCTCGGGCAACTCAACATACGACCAGTTCGCATCTGCGCAGCACGCGGACCTGAGCTGTGTCATGTGCCACCGCTCCATCAACTACGTGGCTGACATGCTGGAGACTAAATACGGCATCCCGTGGATCAAGGTTAACTTTATCGGTGCTGAAGCAACCGCCAAATCCCTGCGTAAAATCGGCGAATACTTTGGCGACAAGAAACTTATCGATAAAATCGAAGAAGTTATCGCTGAGGAAATGCCAGAGGTGAAGGCCGTTGCCGAAGATGTCCGTTCCCGTACCGAAGGCAAAACAGCAATGCTCTTCGTAGGCGGATCCCGTGCACACCACTATCAGGAACTGTTCAATGAAATGGGCATGAAGACCCTTTCTGCAGGTTATGAATTCGGCCACCGTGATGACTATGAAGGCCGCCGCGTAATTCCGGAAATTAAAGTGGATGCGGATTCACGAAACATCGAAGAAATCGAAGTTGAAGCCGATCCTAAACTTTATAAACCACGCAAAACCGAGGCTGAAATCAAAGCCCTTGAAGACGCAGGTTACGAGTTCAAACATTATGAAGGACTCAACCCGGATATGGACAAAGGAACCATCATTGTCGACGACCTGAACCAGTATGAAGCTGAAAAGCTGGTGGAACTCCTCAAACCGGACCTTTTCTGCGCAGGTATCAAGGAGAAATACTCCATCCAGAAACTTGGTGTACCCATGAAACAGCTGCACAGCTACGACTCCGGCGGACCATACGCAGGATTCAAAGGCGCGATCAACTTCTATACTGAAATCGACCGCCTCGTGGGCAGTAAAGTCTGGAGCTACATGAAGGCCCCCTGGCAGGAAAACCCAGAGCTCACCGCTACTTTCGTGTGGGAATAA
- a CDS encoding P-II family nitrogen regulator, translated as MKEVIAVVRMNMMNRTKAALTEAGIDAFFAHEAQGRGKGFVNTAVLEGAEEGYEEAAAVLGEKGKLYPKRILTAVVPEESVDAVVEEIIKVNRTGKPGDGKIFICPIGDAVRVRTGETGAKSIA; from the coding sequence ATGAAAGAAGTCATCGCAGTTGTGCGGATGAACATGATGAACCGCACCAAAGCAGCCCTCACCGAAGCAGGTATCGACGCCTTCTTCGCCCACGAAGCGCAGGGCCGGGGAAAAGGTTTTGTAAACACCGCAGTCCTCGAAGGCGCAGAAGAAGGCTATGAAGAAGCCGCGGCAGTTCTCGGAGAAAAAGGAAAGCTCTACCCGAAACGAATCCTCACCGCAGTTGTCCCTGAAGAATCAGTGGACGCAGTCGTCGAAGAAATTATCAAGGTCAACAGAACCGGTAAACCCGGTGACGGAAAGATCTTCATCTGCCCCATAGGCGATGCGGTAAGAGTCAGAACTGGGGAAACAGGCGCTAAGTCCATCGCCTAA
- a CDS encoding P-II family nitrogen regulator, translated as MMIMVRAIVRPEKADDVLAALMDNGYPAVTKYSVAGRGKQRGIKIGEVTYDEIPKTMLMSVVKAEDKDFVISTIMDAARSGTKGAFGDGKIFVTDVEDVYTISSGINEAAPVEEA; from the coding sequence ATGATGATCATGGTGAGAGCAATCGTAAGACCGGAAAAAGCGGATGACGTACTGGCCGCACTTATGGACAACGGATACCCCGCAGTAACCAAATATTCCGTGGCTGGCCGTGGTAAGCAGCGCGGCATCAAAATCGGTGAAGTAACCTACGACGAAATTCCCAAGACTATGCTCATGAGCGTGGTCAAAGCTGAAGATAAAGACTTTGTAATCAGCACCATAATGGATGCAGCCCGCTCAGGAACTAAAGGCGCATTCGGTGACGGGAAAATTTTCGTAACCGATGTTGAAGATGTCTACACCATCAGCTCCGGCATAAACGAAGCGGCTCCGGTTGAGGAGGCATAG
- the nifH gene encoding nitrogenase iron protein, whose amino-acid sequence MRKVAIYGKGGIGKSTTTQNTVAGLATMGRKVMVVGCDPKADSTRLLLGGLAQKSVLDTLREEGEDVELEDIRKPGFGETWCVESGGPEPGVGCAGRGIITSINMLENLGAYEESEGLDYAFYDVLGDVVCGGFAMPIRDGKAEEIYIVCSGEMMAMYAANNICKGIMKYAESGGVRLGGLICNSRNVDNEKEMIEELAKKIGTQMIYFVPRDNDVQRAEINRKTVIEWNDSVPQASAYMGLAKAIDENKMFVIPKPLEIEELEQLLLDYGLMEV is encoded by the coding sequence ATGAGAAAGGTAGCAATCTACGGAAAAGGCGGAATCGGTAAATCCACAACAACCCAGAACACAGTAGCCGGTCTGGCAACTATGGGCCGCAAAGTTATGGTTGTCGGCTGTGACCCTAAAGCGGACTCCACCCGTCTGCTGCTCGGTGGTCTGGCCCAGAAATCAGTCCTCGATACCCTTCGTGAAGAAGGTGAAGACGTAGAACTCGAGGATATCCGTAAACCCGGTTTCGGCGAAACCTGGTGTGTTGAGTCCGGTGGCCCGGAACCCGGAGTCGGTTGTGCAGGACGCGGTATCATTACTTCCATCAACATGCTTGAAAACCTCGGTGCATACGAAGAATCCGAAGGCCTTGATTACGCATTCTACGACGTTCTCGGTGACGTTGTCTGCGGTGGATTCGCAATGCCTATCCGCGACGGTAAGGCTGAAGAAATCTACATTGTCTGCTCCGGCGAAATGATGGCGATGTATGCGGCCAACAACATCTGCAAAGGTATCATGAAATACGCTGAATCCGGCGGAGTACGCCTTGGCGGACTGATCTGCAACTCGCGTAACGTTGATAACGAAAAAGAGATGATCGAAGAACTGGCCAAAAAAATCGGCACCCAGATGATCTACTTCGTCCCCCGCGACAACGACGTACAGCGCGCTGAGATCAACCGCAAAACCGTTATCGAATGGAACGACTCCGTACCGCAGGCTTCTGCATACATGGGCCTTGCAAAGGCTATCGATGAAAACAAAATGTTCGTTATTCCAAAACCGCTTGAGATTGAAGAACTGGAACAGCTGCTCCTCGATTACGGTCTGATGGAAGTATAA